Genomic segment of Panicum virgatum strain AP13 chromosome 2K, P.virgatum_v5, whole genome shotgun sequence:
CGTCATCTTGTATTTATCTGTTGTTAacccttttccctttttctttattgtagTTAATTTATTTATTGCTGCTCAATGCAGGAGATATTTTGGCCACAAGAGAACAATCCGACCAAATTCTAAACAGCTCTATCCCTTATTTATGAAGAGGGGAAATATGTCATGGGATGCATTCTCCGCCCAGATGCGAATAATCCAGAAAGGATATATGGGCGATCCCATGGAAATCACACCAGGAAGAGGCGAATTTCATGCGAACCCAGCCGCCTGTATATGTGAAAAGACCAGCGGAAACTCAGTAGCAAAGTCCATTTATAGAAGCAACAAGGAACCTGCAAATGACACTGGAATAAGGAAAGCCGTTGTTGGACCACCATATCCTGTTTATACTGATGAAGAAGCAGATGGATCTGATACAGAAGATGATCAGGATACCACTGCAAGAGGAGAGATGATTGATGCTGAACCCGACGATGACTCTGTGGTCAGACAAGAGGATCCTGAGCTAGAGGAGATCCTGTCAGATTAGTTCAGTTGCGCGACTATTTGTTCCAGTTAGGTTATGCAAAACCTGACTTTGCATACATGTGTTGTATGTGGCAGCAACTTGATGGTCTAGACATCTCCTAACTTGCTAGATCTGCAGCTGCTGGTGTACATAGATTTTGTGGTGTGCAGCTGTACATCCTAGCAGCCAAGCTGGATGAGGGCATGACCTTGTTTGTCATCTGTGGCATTGTGGCGTTCagatttttcctcttttttttaaaaaaaaacataggCGCCTGTGTTGATCGCTCATGCAAATGTGTATATTCCTTCTTCATTTTCATAACATCTTTGCTAGGCCAAATTTCTTGGCATCTGTGTTGTgcagttgctgctttgtttgtGCTGGAACCTTGTCGACACATTAGAATGTGACATGCCTAACCTTTGTTGGAAGAATATCGTGATTCCTACAGCCACGGCATAGTCGATTTTGTGTTACTGTTATCAAGTTTCTATTGATCGCGTTTCGCTTCAGTAGCAAAGACCAACGTGTGTGTGTCTCAGCAATGGTGCCTCGCATGGGAGAACTCACCTTAAATGGCTTCACCAAAACAGCTTCACCAGTGAAGCTAAAGCtggtgaagaaaaaaaatagcttAACCCGGTTTTTCATTTTAGCACGGGCGGGCTTATAAAATGGTTTTACGCTACAATATCTCGATTTTCGTGAAAAAAATGAAGTCAAAGTTAAAATAAATCCTGCTAAACAGGCCCTAGTGTTGCCATCCAATCCACGAAATAACTGTCCTGTTCAGGGCTTCAGGCCAGGCACAACATGATTTTTGCCTCGCTGCCACTGGAAAATTTTTGGGCccgtttagttttcaaaaaaattcacatagtacccgtcacatcgaattttcggatacatgtataaagtattaaatgcagttgaaaaaataactaattacacagtctaactgattaccacgagacgaatcttttaagtctaattagtctataattgaacattatttatcaaataacaacgaaatgtgctacattGCTAAAACCCAatctttttcaccaactaacaCACAGCCTTTGCAGGTTGAAATAGTCCACCTATGGTAGCAGGGTCTGGCGCCACATCGGCTCATCCAATCGTCAGAATCTCCCCGGTACATCATTGCACGTGAGGTCCACCACCAAAACTGACATAGTCGTACACACGATTTTAGCCCGGCGTCAttggggctgtgtttagatgaggtgaaaagggagaaaaagtcgcatcagttactgtagcacactgtagcatttttcgtttgtttgtggtaaatattgtcctactatgacctaactaggttcaaaagattcgtctcacaacgtacatcaaaactatgcaattagtttttttatttaactacatttagtactccatacatgggttatttgctatatttaatgtatccatcacatccatcacatctcctatcacatcgatacattaaatatagcaaataacccatgcatgaagtactaaatgtagttaaataaaaaaaactaattgcatagttttgatgtacgttgcgagacgaatcttttgagcctagttaggtcatagtaggataatatttaccacaaacaaacgaaaagtgctacagtgtgctacagtgactgatgtgattttttctccccttttcacctcatctaaacacagccattgGATCTCTTGCTGCCACTCCCTGTGTAGTGTGTACCGGTGTTTAGTTCAGAGGTCAGAGCCTCAGATGTCACAAACTCATATACACTCTGTATGATGCATCCAgttaatagtatttttctctcacgctaaaccagcaccagccagtagccaccagccaaccagcagtacttttctctcacaatgaatcagcaccagtcaccagccacagcacagcgaacagagtAATAAGCTTGCTCCGGATTCTAGCTCCAAATGGAGGTAGGATCAAGATAGAAGATGTATCCAAATGCAGTCCAGGCTACCTATCAAGTTTCAGATGCAATTGTCAATTAAACAGGTGTATGGCGACAACTCTGTTCTACTAGAGTAATCGGTTGCAGTACTTTTTTCTCACATTAAATTAACATCAGTCACTAATTAactaacagtgtttttctctcacggTAAATCACTAGCACAGCAGCCACGAATAGAGCCTAACATCCCAGCGCTGCCGAGCCGACTGCTCAACCCGTCTGGGCATCTGTTGCTGGGCGCGCGCGCATTGAATGAGTGAACGACGGTGTGGGACGTAGACCGGTGTGCGAAGCGATACCGAGCGCGAACACCGGCCACACCCATACCTGACCTGAAGCATGCGTGTAGACGGTAGAGTGTAGTATACTTCAACCACACCCAGGACCAGGCCTGGCCGCCCGGGCTCGATCCAAACCTCGGGGCATCCTATGTTGCCTCCCGATGCCTCGTTGCCGCCCGCACGTGCACATTTTTGATTCGAGGATCGTCGCCACCAACTTAGGTATGGAGGCACCATCAAATGTGCCGCAAAATTTGAAGAGGAAATAGGTGCACGGATGAACCGCGCAAACGTCAACGTGCATGCAAATACTTCTCATTTTAAAATGTAGATAGTTTTGatttttaaatttataaaaTTTGCTACGCGcctaaatatatattatatctaaATATATAACAAATATTATGAATCTAAAAATATCAAAATGGCCTACCTTTTAAAACCAAGGAAGTATTTACGTGCACTACTAGAGCTCTCCTCCTACTTCATTCTTCCTGTAGTCCCTCCCCTCCTATGGTAGAGTTTTATTATAATAGGTGGGGAAGTGCAAAGTAAATATCACAAAAACCGTATCGCAGCAATTCGCAGATTTTGGTTTGCAGCTTCTAGAAAAAAGAGAGTTAAAAAATAGAGTGTTAAAAAAACAAGAGAGTTACTTCTCCGATGCCTGTTCACCAGCCTTCAACGgggcaaaaaaacaaaacaaaaaaaaagcaaaagcaAAGAAAGATAATGCTCCTGACCTTGAGCTTTGGACGGCCCATCGAGCCATATGATACCTGGCCCGGAATCTTTGGGCGACAGGCAGCTTCAATCGAGCCTAGGAATTCGCTTATGTTAACGTTGCGCGTTGTCCTGATGGCCGGTTGCAAGCTTCGAGAGCTGACGCGGAGCTGTTTGACCCCCCAAGTCCCCAACGATTCCAGGGTTTCACGAGGCCGCGGAGCCAGGCACACGGGCGTTCTCAAGTTTGAAGTTTCGCCACAGCGGAAGCGGATCGACTCCTCAAAGCTTCGTGCACACACAGGAACAGCAGGATGAACAGCTTCGTTTCACCTCGCTAGCTCGCCCGCTCACCCCATATCATCATGTGgacattttttttggaaagataTCATCATGTGGACTGATCGTAAACGCGCAAGCTCCAGCGTTCCGGCTTCATTTCACGTGCCCTCTCGTCGGCCTCCTCCAATTCACCTCCTGTCTGCCTCCTCTGTTCCGCGGGACGGGGGCCGGTGCGCGGGACGGGACAAAGCGCGCCGCGCCCGGGCCGCTTGCCGACTGCCGCCGGGCGCAGACAATCGCCACGagctgctggggctgctgcaggcgggcgagcagccagcgcccacgctTGTTTCTGTCTTCTCCCTCCATCCCACTCGCCCACTGCGCACACCCCCACTAGGCTCAGCTGTCATCTCCAGTGCCCTTTTACTGACCACGGAGCCGGAACCAGCCCCCCGCCGCACGATCAGCGCCGTGCGGCCAGCGACCCAGCGTTGCACGGCTGCGATGCCTCATCAAGCCCGGCTTTGACCGCGCGGCGTGGCaatggagggagagagagagagcgcgcatGCGGCCACCGCCCAGCTCGCTGCTGCACACTGCCCCACTCCTCTACCGCCGCGCCAATGCGCCTCCCCAACATTTAAACGGCCAAACCCTCCCAGCCAGTCCAAACCCCGCAACAGTAAACACGCGCACTCATCACACTCCCCAAGCTAAGCTAAGCCAAAGCTCCCCTCACCCCATGGCAGCAGCAATGCCGCGGCTCCCCGCCTCCTCGTCCCCACTCCTGccgtgcctcctcctcctcctcctcctcgccgcgccgtgCCCCGCGGCGCGGGCCGCGCGGTTCGCGTGCAATGCCACGGCGCCGCGGGCCTCCACGTGCCAGGCGCTCATCTCCTACGCGCCGCCCAACGGCACGGCCGCGGCCAcgctcgccgccgtgcgcgcgctcTTCCAGCTCCGCTCCCACCGCGCGCTGCTGGCGGCCAACGGCCTCCCGCTCTCCACGCCGCCcacggcgcccgcgcccgcgccgctgcgGGTGCGCCTGCCCTGCCTCTGCtcgggcggcgccggggccaCCTTCCAGCGGCCCACCTACCGGGTCCGCGCCGGGGACACGCTCGACGCCATCGCGCGGCACGCCTTCGCGGGCCTCGTCACCTACCaggacatcgccgccgccaacaACGTCTCCGACCCCAACAAGGTCGCCGTCGGCCAGCAGCTCTGGATCCCCGTGCCCTGCAGCTGCGACCCCGTCGGCGGCGACCCCGTCGTGCACCTCACGTACGTCGCGCCGGCCGGGAGCTCCATCGCCGGCATCGCGCAGGAGTTCGGCTCCACGGAGGAGACCATTCTCGCGGTGAACAAGATGCCCGACGCCAAGGGCCTTCTCGCTGGTCAGGTTCTTGATGTGCCGCTCCGAAGTAAGCAGTCTCCCTTTAATCTTGTTCCTAgcagatcgtgtgttcttgatttATTCGACTTGTTTAGTAGATTCTTTCATCTCAAAACGAAGTACATTCACTTGCACTGACTTTTGAGCTACAATACTGTTGTTGCTTACAATACATATATGGATTGTGAAAAGTTCCGAACCTCTTTGCATTTGCATCTTTTTCTGATTAAAGTTGCGATTGACAGATACGCTTTGCCGTTGGGCAAATGCAAGATCCatctctttcttcctcctccccctttGTACTTCTATCCTATTACACCTAAAAAAGTTCAGAAATTCCTTTTCAGATTGTTTGCCTGAAAAGTTTG
This window contains:
- the LOC120686071 gene encoding chitin elicitor-binding protein-like; translation: MAAAMPRLPASSSPLLPCLLLLLLLAAPCPAARAARFACNATAPRASTCQALISYAPPNGTAAATLAAVRALFQLRSHRALLAANGLPLSTPPTAPAPAPLRVRLPCLCSGGAGATFQRPTYRVRAGDTLDAIARHAFAGLVTYQDIAAANNVSDPNKVAVGQQLWIPVPCSCDPVGGDPVVHLTYVAPAGSSIAGIAQEFGSTEETILAVNKMPDAKGLLAGQVLDVPLRTCGSAISNTAIDRNFLVPNGSYILTANNCVKCGCSSSTWQLDCQPAQGLSSSFCPTAKCGDMFLGNTSSTSSCESRTCSYAGYTNSTSFAILTNITTSNVCNAGMAPMAQPAHSLAFRLEPARLRWTELVVSLHVVLLCLGYLRQD